From the Spiroplasma alleghenense genome, one window contains:
- a CDS encoding sugar ABC transporter permease, translating to MQTLNQQSLSLKSKIKKSEKTIPDQLIFSVASAFKELKGQNYFSINNNEKINFDRNDLAMAIRCYKKEDLNWNYNSIALLILNDQVKNYDFNKDLNYHLALKFASLSFSYERDKQSKSITQGYEVLKGLSLKHAYEYKKEFYTELKLAYELKNNLDKNIFIDNQRSLVKSDHGSFWDITRSVFQVFTGEIQNLTNTKTNYIDYKKIGLLCAEYNLLKLEAEAFLRNKKNNGLVNSENYNNFSSTMILILDDLKKSLYFMKDYRVEAMFSNMTEMNVKVHLSDLPPMSPIEWMGMLIRYGILILWALIIIFPIVILIQQGFNLNNQKVILDIQNFEFSFNNYRRLFEQTLFLKWLLNSIIIGFFTMIITIFIISLTAYSFSRFKYRGKRSFLIALLVSQMVPVFTSLLVFYIFTELLNNAFNMPRIATLLLIYVGGGVASNTIILKGYMDSISQDIDDAARIDGCSHFWIFLNIIFPLCKPMLVLIALMSFIGPFGDVILPSLILRNQEDYTVAVGLNMFINSERLMNYGAYFAGSTLVAVPIGVLFLVLQKFVVSGMTSGGVKG from the coding sequence ATGCAAACTTTAAACCAACAAAGCTTATCTTTAAAGAGCAAAATAAAAAAATCAGAAAAAACAATTCCTGATCAATTAATTTTCTCTGTCGCCTCAGCCTTTAAGGAATTAAAGGGACAAAACTATTTTAGTATAAATAATAACGAAAAAATAAACTTTGACCGAAATGATTTGGCAATGGCAATTCGTTGCTATAAAAAAGAGGATTTAAACTGAAACTACAATTCAATTGCTTTGCTAATATTAAACGATCAAGTTAAAAATTATGATTTTAACAAGGATTTAAATTATCATTTAGCTTTAAAATTTGCCAGTCTTTCATTTTCCTATGAAAGAGATAAACAAAGTAAAAGTATTACTCAAGGTTATGAAGTTCTCAAGGGTTTATCGCTCAAACATGCCTATGAATATAAAAAAGAATTTTACACCGAGCTAAAACTAGCATATGAGCTTAAAAATAACCTTGATAAAAACATTTTTATCGATAACCAACGCTCTTTAGTAAAATCAGATCATGGTAGTTTTTGAGATATCACAAGAAGTGTCTTCCAAGTTTTTACTGGAGAGATACAAAATTTAACAAATACAAAAACTAACTATATAGATTATAAAAAAATCGGACTGCTTTGTGCAGAGTATAATTTATTAAAATTAGAAGCAGAAGCTTTTTTAAGAAATAAAAAAAATAATGGACTAGTAAATTCGGAAAATTATAATAATTTTTCAAGTACAATGATTTTAATTTTAGATGATCTTAAAAAGAGCCTCTACTTCATGAAGGACTATCGTGTTGAGGCAATGTTTTCAAATATGACAGAAATGAATGTTAAAGTTCACTTATCCGATTTGCCTCCAATGTCACCAATTGAGTGAATGGGAATGTTGATCCGTTATGGAATATTAATTCTTTGAGCTTTAATAATTATTTTTCCGATTGTTATACTAATTCAACAAGGATTTAATCTTAACAATCAAAAAGTTATTTTAGATATTCAAAACTTTGAGTTCTCATTCAATAATTATAGAAGGTTATTTGAACAAACTTTATTTTTAAAATGACTTTTAAACTCAATCATTATCGGATTTTTCACAATGATTATAACAATATTTATTATTTCATTAACAGCTTATTCGTTTAGCCGTTTTAAATATCGAGGAAAAAGAAGCTTTTTGATAGCATTATTGGTTTCTCAAATGGTTCCAGTATTTACATCTTTATTAGTATTCTATATTTTTACAGAATTGTTAAATAACGCTTTCAATATGCCAAGAATTGCAACCTTGCTATTAATTTATGTTGGTGGGGGAGTTGCAAGTAATACCATTATTCTAAAAGGATATATGGACTCGATATCTCAAGATATTGATGATGCTGCAAGAATTGATGGGTGTAGTCACTTCTGAATTTTCTTAAATATAATATTCCCTTTATGTAAACCAATGTTGGTATTGATTGCATTAATGTCATTTATTGGGCCATTTGGAGATGTAATTTTACCATCCCTTATTTTAAGAAATCAAGAAGACTATACGGTCGCGGTTGGACTAAATATGTTTATTAATAGTGAAAGATTAATGAATTATGGAGCCTATTTTGCTGGTTCAACCTTGGTGGCTGTACCAATTGGAGTACTATTCTTAGTATTACAAAAATTTGTCGTATCAGGAATGACTTCTGGTGGAGTGAAAGGATAG
- a CDS encoding lipoprotein, with product MKRILTILASISLVSTPALSTVSCFEIGDNALLYLSSKITGDYEYSNKKAIIHFNNENDERAYDYSPLITDFLKLMGSDKFDTNKYRALQMQFLSEIEFFDYLVNESNQTPTWDYQVLDVNPQPAYKASHIDKNDLEEEFVLSKIIRVDNYNQTPTQSNKDIYFKDVIVREWIFSEVNDGVGLYSSTKNTKKVDIYVRNQNLTDIQKNAILIEN from the coding sequence ATGAAAAGAATTTTAACTATTTTAGCGAGCATTTCTTTGGTTTCCACACCCGCTTTATCTACAGTAAGTTGTTTTGAAATCGGTGATAATGCTTTATTATACTTATCAAGTAAAATAACTGGTGACTATGAATATAGCAATAAGAAAGCAATAATTCACTTTAATAACGAAAACGATGAAAGAGCATATGATTACAGTCCTTTAATAACTGACTTTTTAAAACTAATGGGTAGTGATAAATTTGATACAAATAAGTATCGAGCTTTGCAAATGCAATTTTTAAGTGAAATAGAGTTTTTTGATTATCTAGTAAATGAATCAAATCAAACACCAACCTGAGATTATCAAGTTTTAGATGTAAATCCTCAACCAGCATACAAGGCAAGCCACATTGATAAAAATGATTTAGAAGAAGAATTTGTTCTTTCAAAAATTATTAGAGTAGATAACTATAATCAGACCCCAACACAAAGCAACAAAGATATTTATTTTAAAGATGTTATTGTTAGAGAATGAATTTTTAGCGAGGTTAACGACGGGGTTGGCTTATATTCTTCAACAAAGAATACTAAAAAAGTAGATATTTATGTTCGCAATCAGAATTTAACAGATATTCAAAAAAATGCAATATTAATTGAAAATTAA
- a CDS encoding ABC transporter ATP-binding protein: protein MKVELRNLSKKYEGNPLYTLENINLNIEDKDFCVMLGPSGCGKTTLLRMIAGLNSITKGDLVFDEKRANDLPPKDRDIAMVFQSYALYPHMNVYKNMGFGLKMKKAKKDVIDQRVKDVAEILNITHLLYKKPSEISGGQRQRVALGRAIVRKPKLFLMDEPLSNLDAKLRETMRTEIVKIHKALESTTIYVTHDQVEAMTMATKIVLMNDQKIQQVGTPNDLYENPENLFVANFIGNPTINQYKGTLEGESFVNESKTIKIKLSKSEIETIKSQNSKWIYLCVRSESIKISKSKTDTEVLVIHVESLGKEKEIKGFIDDSSNISVTVANTSDIVADQKINVTFEKYFLFDGESQKRIR from the coding sequence ATGAAAGTAGAATTAAGAAATTTATCAAAAAAATATGAGGGAAACCCCTTATATACACTAGAAAATATTAATTTAAACATCGAAGATAAAGATTTTTGTGTAATGTTGGGTCCCAGTGGATGTGGTAAAACCACTTTACTAAGAATGATAGCCGGACTTAACTCAATTACAAAAGGAGATTTGGTGTTTGATGAAAAAAGGGCCAACGATTTGCCACCCAAAGATCGCGATATTGCCATGGTTTTCCAAAGTTATGCGTTATATCCTCATATGAATGTTTATAAAAATATGGGATTTGGTCTAAAAATGAAAAAAGCCAAAAAAGATGTTATTGACCAACGTGTTAAGGATGTGGCTGAAATTCTAAATATTACTCACTTGCTGTACAAAAAACCAAGTGAAATTTCAGGAGGACAACGCCAAAGAGTTGCTTTAGGACGTGCAATTGTTCGTAAACCTAAGTTGTTTTTAATGGATGAACCACTTTCTAATTTAGATGCTAAATTAAGAGAGACAATGCGTACGGAAATAGTTAAGATTCACAAAGCGCTTGAATCAACCACAATTTATGTTACCCATGATCAAGTTGAAGCTATGACAATGGCTACCAAAATTGTTTTAATGAATGACCAAAAAATTCAACAAGTTGGAACTCCTAATGATTTATATGAAAATCCAGAAAACCTATTTGTGGCCAATTTTATTGGGAATCCAACAATTAACCAGTATAAAGGAACTTTGGAAGGCGAAAGTTTTGTTAATGAATCAAAAACCATTAAAATCAAATTATCAAAGTCTGAAATTGAAACTATTAAGAGTCAAAATAGTAAGTGAATTTATTTATGTGTTCGAAGTGAATCGATTAAGATTTCAAAGTCAAAAACCGATACTGAAGTTTTGGTAATTCACGTTGAATCTTTGGGAAAAGAAAAAGAAATTAAAGGATTTATTGATGATAGTTCAAATATTTCTGTCACTGTTGCCAATACCTCAGATATTGTAGCTGATCAAAAAATCAATGTTACTTTTGAAAAGTATTTCCTATTTGATGGTGAAAGTCAAAAGAGAATTAGATAA
- a CDS encoding glycosyl hydrolase-related protein has translation MKKIKIHIVPHAHWDKEWYFTKQDSDLLLRGNLNKLNNIIKTNKAFKNFTYDGQSSIIDDYKILEGDEKELIKNLKDKKIILGPWYSQPDLFNTTSEAIVRNLLIGTNMAEKFGSSMKNAYVPDSFGQSSQMPQIYKLCELNEMIYWRGITKEKMSNSVLHYWEGLDGTKIKSYNFLKGYWIMGSFFPYLELSKENAEHYAKKFHKDFKNTLEELKKYNPFSPKDLLLPLGGDQAPVNEYIDFFLAELNKIDNVHEWYWSSYDEYFETIKDINDLPNYKGELKSPQNSRIHKTIGSQRVDIKQLSKEVDNLIFEKLEPLAVYYNSIGGTYPQEIINKSLKNALTSHAHDSLGGCNTDSTNQDVIIRLNWAKQWVESQITKIFKSILNHNNINNALIFNPNPKKTITDLEMTVFTKNQNFKIMEKEIELEKIILSQEFINPNLEINTGTNGESKEAIDGYWKTKINLQEINFEGLQCKKILIQEIDKKQSEVPVWKKQNQFENAKWKVEINKNGTINLFDKKRNIYFKNQLTLEAQRDMGDSYDFSPETEENLIINKLISSSSRIQEFKNCSRIIIENNYAILNGIEQKVEINIFVKENDFINFKLKFDNKNENIKWRALFDSQISNSKYSYANQAFGTEKRPVLLEENKFWKEKGWNEKPVEIETNESFVYLKNSEYKFGVITKGTNEYQIIGDNFQNLALTLFRSVSLLGRNNLLWRPGRASGTSDYLIPTEDSKLLKEIILEFDLFIVPTERSIWNLAQSRIAKPIYYQKQNLNLYFNRFERFLISDLEFIKKIQTDNLFTVKNENLIVKSIKKHETKNEFLVRIFNSSKKEETLSYEGKWKIREEVNLLERDNKKINLDFKGYEIKTFTIDRG, from the coding sequence ATGAAAAAAATAAAAATCCATATTGTTCCTCATGCTCATTGAGACAAAGAATGATACTTTACTAAACAAGATTCAGATTTATTATTAAGGGGTAATTTAAATAAATTAAATAACATCATTAAGACAAATAAAGCTTTTAAAAATTTTACCTATGATGGTCAAAGTTCAATTATTGATGACTATAAAATTCTAGAAGGCGATGAAAAAGAATTAATAAAAAATTTAAAAGATAAAAAAATTATTTTGGGTCCATGATATTCACAGCCCGACTTATTCAATACTACTTCTGAAGCAATTGTTAGAAACCTACTAATTGGTACAAATATGGCTGAAAAATTTGGTAGCTCAATGAAAAATGCTTATGTTCCAGATTCTTTTGGTCAAAGCAGCCAAATGCCTCAAATTTATAAACTCTGTGAATTGAATGAAATGATTTATTGAAGAGGAATAACAAAAGAAAAAATGAGCAACTCGGTTCTACATTACTGGGAAGGCTTAGATGGAACAAAAATAAAATCATACAATTTTCTAAAGGGTTATTGGATTATGGGAAGTTTCTTTCCTTATCTTGAATTAAGCAAAGAAAATGCCGAACATTATGCTAAAAAATTTCATAAAGATTTCAAAAATACTTTAGAAGAACTTAAGAAATATAATCCTTTTTCTCCAAAGGATTTATTATTACCACTTGGTGGTGATCAAGCCCCAGTTAATGAATACATTGATTTTTTTCTAGCAGAACTAAATAAAATAGATAACGTTCATGAATGATATTGATCTAGTTATGATGAATACTTTGAAACTATCAAAGATATAAATGATTTACCAAATTATAAGGGAGAATTAAAAAGTCCGCAAAACTCAAGAATCCACAAGACGATTGGTTCTCAAAGGGTAGACATTAAACAATTATCAAAAGAGGTGGACAATTTAATTTTTGAGAAGTTAGAACCACTGGCTGTTTATTATAATTCAATTGGGGGAACTTATCCTCAAGAAATAATCAACAAAAGCCTAAAAAATGCTTTGACTTCACATGCTCACGATAGTCTGGGAGGATGCAATACTGATTCCACAAATCAAGATGTTATTATTCGTTTAAACTGAGCAAAACAGTGAGTTGAATCCCAGATTACAAAAATATTTAAATCCATTTTAAATCATAACAATATTAATAACGCTTTAATTTTTAATCCTAATCCTAAAAAAACTATAACTGATTTAGAAATGACTGTTTTTACAAAAAATCAGAATTTTAAAATAATGGAAAAGGAAATTGAGTTAGAAAAAATAATTTTATCTCAAGAGTTTATTAATCCTAATTTGGAAATAAATACTGGAACTAATGGCGAGTCTAAAGAAGCGATTGATGGTTACTGAAAAACAAAAATAAATTTACAAGAAATAAATTTCGAAGGTCTTCAATGTAAGAAAATATTAATTCAAGAAATTGATAAAAAACAAAGCGAAGTTCCTGTTTGAAAAAAACAAAATCAATTTGAAAATGCAAAATGAAAAGTTGAAATTAATAAAAACGGGACTATTAATCTATTTGATAAAAAAAGAAATATTTATTTTAAAAATCAACTAACCTTGGAAGCTCAAAGAGATATGGGGGATTCGTACGATTTTTCTCCAGAAACAGAAGAAAATTTAATTATAAACAAACTAATTAGTTCGAGTTCAAGAATTCAAGAATTTAAAAATTGCTCGCGTATTATAATTGAAAATAATTATGCAATATTAAATGGCATAGAACAGAAAGTTGAAATAAATATTTTTGTAAAAGAAAATGATTTTATAAATTTCAAATTAAAGTTTGATAATAAGAATGAAAACATCAAATGAAGAGCATTATTTGATTCCCAAATATCAAATTCAAAATATTCATATGCAAATCAAGCATTTGGAACCGAAAAAAGACCAGTTTTGCTTGAAGAAAATAAATTTTGAAAAGAAAAGGGATGAAATGAGAAACCTGTTGAAATAGAAACTAATGAATCTTTTGTATATTTAAAAAACAGCGAATATAAATTCGGAGTTATTACCAAAGGAACAAATGAATATCAAATTATTGGTGATAACTTTCAAAATCTGGCTTTAACATTATTTAGAAGTGTATCACTGCTTGGAAGAAATAACTTGCTATGAAGACCCGGTAGAGCTAGTGGGACTAGTGATTACTTGATTCCAACAGAAGATTCAAAACTTCTAAAAGAAATTATTTTAGAATTTGACTTATTTATTGTTCCAACTGAAAGATCAATTTGAAATTTAGCACAATCAAGGATTGCCAAGCCAATTTATTACCAAAAGCAGAATTTAAATTTATACTTTAACAGATTCGAAAGATTTCTTATTTCTGACCTGGAATTTATTAAAAAAATTCAGACAGATAATTTATTTACAGTTAAAAATGAAAATTTAATAGTTAAATCAATAAAAAAACACGAAACCAAAAATGAGTTTTTAGTTAGAATTTTTAACTCATCAAAGAAAGAAGAAACTTTAAGTTATGAGGGGAAATGAAAAATAAGAGAAGAAGTTAATTTATTAGAGCGTGATAACAAAAAAATAAATTTAGATTTTAAAGGTTATGAAATAAAAACATTTACCATAGATAGAGGATAA
- a CDS encoding MATE family efflux transporter: MKKEPKESRFAWELTSQEQSLIQENPNLNFLNYKNFYKSLWSLTLPIYLQMISTVIIAMLNSLLLRWIDGGVWTAVVNKANFAYNWVIFLPSFASAGVFVIMGNMLGQGKDNELHKAIFSGWMFNILISMVVIFSLLGIKNFTYRWVNLEEEYWKTANMIYYINLLILFLTSINVVSQRAEIAIGKMKTIFVILVVSNIVNTIIVWTIALTTPYAAIGTAFGSLGSAIFLTIALLILNFRHFQIKLIFTDNKNCWNKSITKLILIIGVPTAIEALIFNFAGAFTTRYVTLASSEFGRDDVLFNTLIAAQQITNFGLLLSSSLGQVSSIFVARLIGSKIDNWEIRIANRFWYLTLLIALPFSVVVVLLSYPLFMIYNIPVDIIFSVGIFMLVIICLQDFGRTMNQVGLSCLRAAKYTVVPVICAAITLSIFNIGFVVGANALIFPKSFDYSNQELVDSRAIILMLTICSIQGLEEIVRGSIYWILWNKKAWLKTSQKNLIS, translated from the coding sequence ATGAAGAAAGAACCAAAAGAGAGTCGTTTTGCCTGGGAATTAACCAGCCAAGAACAAAGCCTAATTCAAGAAAATCCTAATCTCAATTTTTTGAATTATAAAAATTTTTATAAGAGTCTATGATCTTTAACTTTACCAATTTATCTGCAAATGATCTCAACAGTGATTATAGCTATGCTAAACAGTTTACTTTTAAGATGAATTGATGGAGGTGTTTGGACGGCTGTTGTAAATAAAGCTAATTTTGCTTACAACTGAGTTATATTTCTACCAAGTTTTGCATCTGCGGGAGTATTTGTGATTATGGGAAATATGCTTGGTCAGGGAAAGGATAATGAACTTCATAAAGCAATTTTTTCAGGATGGATGTTCAATATTTTAATTTCAATGGTAGTAATTTTTAGTCTTTTAGGGATAAAAAATTTTACTTATCGTTGAGTTAATTTGGAGGAAGAGTACTGAAAGACCGCTAATATGATTTACTATATCAACTTACTAATTCTGTTTTTAACAAGTATTAATGTTGTCTCGCAACGTGCTGAAATAGCCATTGGTAAAATGAAAACGATTTTTGTAATTTTAGTAGTCTCAAACATTGTTAATACAATTATTGTTTGAACAATTGCTTTAACAACCCCTTACGCGGCGATAGGGACTGCTTTTGGAAGTTTGGGTTCTGCAATTTTTCTAACAATAGCGTTATTAATTCTGAATTTCAGACATTTTCAAATCAAGTTAATTTTTACTGATAATAAAAATTGTTGAAACAAGTCGATTACAAAACTAATATTAATTATTGGAGTTCCCACCGCAATAGAAGCATTAATCTTTAACTTTGCAGGTGCATTTACAACAAGATATGTTACTTTAGCCTCCAGCGAATTTGGAAGAGACGATGTTTTATTCAATACATTGATTGCTGCACAGCAAATAACAAATTTTGGATTGTTGCTTTCATCGTCATTGGGACAGGTATCTTCAATATTTGTAGCCCGACTTATAGGTTCAAAAATTGATAACTGAGAAATACGAATTGCTAACCGGTTTTGGTACTTAACCTTACTAATTGCCTTGCCATTTTCTGTAGTCGTTGTTCTATTATCATATCCATTATTTATGATCTACAACATTCCAGTCGATATTATTTTTTCGGTAGGAATATTTATGTTGGTAATAATTTGTCTACAAGATTTTGGAAGAACAATGAATCAGGTGGGCCTCTCTTGTTTAAGAGCAGCGAAATATACAGTCGTACCTGTAATTTGTGCCGCCATCACATTATCAATTTTTAATATTGGTTTTGTAGTTGGAGCTAATGCTTTAATATTTCCTAAAAGTTTTGACTATTCAAATCAAGAATTAGTTGATTCACGAGCAATTATATTAATGTTGACAATTTGTTCAATTCAAGGATTAGAAGAAATTGTCAGAGGTTCGATTTATTGAATATTATGAAATAAAAAAGCATGGCTAAAAACATCACAAAAAAATTTAATATCTTAA